The Chitinophagales bacterium genome window below encodes:
- a CDS encoding TraB/GumN family protein codes for MKTLKTTIILWLVCLSSFAQDKGLLWEISKEGYHTSYLFGTIHLNHDKVLENDSVVLQKISECSAYAGEIILQEEDMIKMMGFIFEKDSAKQCQNIFTKKELKEISLVVEEKKGAIMAMFVPKMSPYIVATILSIPDELGAASGTAFLDIYLQNFADSLGLALISLESVESQMAYLSNIPIAEQKDHLLSIVNNIDAKEEETNDIVELYKNGDLQKIENMIIEMAGTDPIMNDDFMIERNIIHKNGMINAMKQQATFTAVGAAHLAGEQGIINLLRGEGFSVEAVQF; via the coding sequence ATGAAAACATTAAAAACAACTATTATTTTATGGCTTGTATGCCTTAGCAGTTTTGCTCAAGATAAAGGCTTGCTGTGGGAAATAAGCAAAGAGGGCTATCACACTTCATACTTATTTGGCACTATACACTTAAACCACGATAAAGTATTAGAAAACGACAGTGTGGTTTTACAAAAAATAAGCGAGTGCAGTGCTTATGCAGGCGAAATTATACTGCAAGAAGAAGATATGATAAAAATGATGGGGTTTATTTTTGAAAAAGATAGTGCTAAGCAATGTCAAAATATTTTCACTAAAAAAGAGCTAAAAGAAATTAGTTTAGTTGTAGAAGAAAAAAAAGGAGCTATTATGGCAATGTTTGTTCCAAAAATGTCGCCATATATTGTTGCTACTATACTTTCTATTCCGGATGAATTGGGTGCGGCAAGCGGAACTGCTTTTTTAGATATTTATTTACAAAACTTTGCCGATAGTTTGGGTTTAGCATTAATAAGTTTAGAAAGTGTGGAGAGTCAAATGGCATATTTAAGCAATATTCCTATTGCAGAACAAAAAGATCATTTGCTGAGTATAGTAAATAATATAGATGCTAAAGAGGAGGAAACAAATGATATAGTAGAACTTTATAAGAACGGAGATTTACAAAAAATTGAAAATATGATTATAGAAATGGCAGGCACAGACCCTATTATGAATGATGATTTTATGATAGAAAGGAATATTATTCATAAAAATGGAATGATAAATGCCATGAAACAGCAAGCTACATTTACGGCAGTAGGTGCTGCTCATTTAGCTGGCGAGCAAGGTATTATTAACTTGCTAAGAGGAGAGGGTTTTAGTGTTGAAGCGGTACAATTTTAA
- the purL gene encoding phosphoribosylformylglycinamidine synthase translates to MILFFKGQYQDFYAVQTQIKLSEQDIEKLQWLFGEATALNTTNIVADKGYFVGPRATMVSPWSTNAVEITQNMAIKGIQRIEKYDLITDSSFVFDPMLMQKFTQIDQNIFEVNITAEPIKDIEDIATYNKQEGLALSNEEVAYLEQLSEKLGRKLTDSEVFGFSQVNSEHCRHKIFNGTFVIDGVEQPKSLFQMIKETSKQHPNSIVSAYKDNVAFVEGPSVKQFAPLCAHKADFYTEKDFDSIISLKAETHNFPTTVEPFNGAATGSGGEIRDRLAGGTGSLPLAGTAVYMTSYSRTQKQPWEQKVTAREWLYQSPLDILIKASNGASDFGNKFGQPLIAGSLLTFENEEHNSITAYDKVIMLAGGIGYGKKQYAQKKTPKAGDRIVILGGDNYRIGMGGAAVSSADTGAFGSGIELNAIQRSNPEMQKRAANAIRAMVESNENTIVSIHDHGAGGHLNCLSELVEDTGGIIDLDKLPIGDPTLSAKEIIGNESQERMGLVIAKENFNELKEIADRERAPIYDVGEVTDNHRFTFESFTKGFKPMDLSLADMFGSSPKTVLEDKKQDKTYTELSYSVGEIEKYIEQILQLEAVACKDWLTNKVDRCVGGKVAKQQCVGALQLPLNNVGVMALDFKGKEGVATSIGHSPISGLINPQAGSRNSIGEALSNLVWASLERGLDSVSLSANWMWPCNNEGENARLYEAVEACADFAIELGINIPTGKDSLSMKQKYTDREVLSPGTVIISSVGHCKDITKVVEPVFQVTEDKIYYINLSADSYKLGGSSFAQIRSGIGNDAPNVKDAKTLKTAFNTIQKLIEQNLITAGHDVGSGGLITTLLEMCFAENNLGAKINLTSLGEKDIVKTLFAENIAIVFQAKKEVEKILTAAGVNFSVIGEVVKSNVLEITHFEDDLVLEISKLRDVWYKQSYLFDREQSGEKKAKERFENYKKQALKYVFPKQFTGVLEQYNGKRPKAAIIREKGSNSEREMAHAMFLAGFDVKDIHMTDLISGRENLEDVQFIGAVGGFSNSDVLGSAKGWAGSFKYNKKAKQALDNFFNREDTLSVGICNGCQLFIELGLINKEHTEKPKMLHNDSHKHESAFTSVQIKENKSVMLSTLAGSTLGVWISHGEGKFALPKQEKAYNIVAKYGYENYPANPNGSDYNTAMMCDNTGRHLVMMPHIERSIFQWNWANYPKGRKDEVSPWLEAFVNAREWILNR, encoded by the coding sequence ATGATTCTCTTTTTTAAAGGTCAATACCAAGATTTTTATGCCGTTCAAACTCAAATAAAGCTATCTGAACAAGATATTGAAAAACTACAATGGCTTTTTGGCGAAGCTACAGCCTTAAATACCACTAATATAGTTGCTGATAAAGGCTATTTTGTTGGGCCAAGAGCTACAATGGTTAGCCCATGGAGCACCAATGCCGTAGAAATAACTCAAAACATGGCAATTAAAGGCATACAAAGAATAGAAAAGTATGATTTAATAACGGACTCGTCTTTTGTTTTTGACCCTATGCTAATGCAAAAATTTACCCAAATAGATCAAAATATTTTTGAGGTAAATATAACAGCAGAACCCATAAAAGATATTGAAGATATTGCTACTTACAACAAACAAGAAGGTTTGGCTTTAAGCAATGAAGAAGTAGCATATTTAGAGCAACTTTCTGAAAAATTGGGCAGAAAATTAACCGATTCTGAAGTGTTTGGTTTTTCTCAAGTAAATTCTGAACATTGCCGCCACAAAATATTTAATGGAACATTTGTTATAGATGGTGTAGAGCAACCTAAATCATTATTCCAAATGATAAAAGAAACCTCAAAACAGCATCCCAATTCTATAGTTTCGGCTTATAAAGATAATGTTGCTTTTGTAGAAGGACCTTCGGTAAAACAATTTGCACCGTTGTGTGCCCATAAAGCAGATTTTTACACAGAAAAAGATTTTGATTCTATTATTTCTCTTAAAGCGGAAACGCACAATTTTCCTACCACGGTAGAACCTTTTAACGGTGCCGCTACAGGAAGTGGAGGAGAAATAAGAGATAGATTAGCAGGCGGAACGGGTTCATTGCCCTTGGCAGGCACGGCTGTGTATATGACTTCTTATTCCAGAACGCAAAAACAACCATGGGAGCAAAAAGTAACAGCAAGAGAATGGTTGTACCAAAGTCCTTTAGATATTTTGATAAAAGCATCAAATGGAGCTTCAGATTTTGGCAACAAATTTGGTCAGCCACTTATAGCAGGTTCCCTGCTTACTTTTGAAAATGAAGAACATAACAGCATTACCGCTTATGATAAAGTAATTATGCTGGCAGGAGGCATTGGCTATGGCAAAAAACAATACGCACAGAAAAAAACGCCTAAAGCAGGAGATAGAATAGTAATACTGGGTGGCGATAATTACAGAATAGGCATGGGTGGTGCTGCGGTTTCATCAGCAGATACGGGTGCTTTTGGTAGCGGTATAGAATTGAATGCCATACAGCGGTCTAACCCTGAAATGCAAAAGCGTGCCGCCAATGCCATACGTGCTATGGTAGAAAGTAATGAAAACACTATAGTTTCTATTCACGACCATGGAGCTGGCGGACATTTAAACTGCCTTTCTGAATTAGTAGAAGATACCGGAGGAATTATTGATTTAGACAAACTTCCTATTGGCGACCCTACGCTTTCTGCTAAAGAAATAATAGGAAATGAAAGCCAAGAACGCATGGGCTTGGTTATTGCCAAAGAAAACTTTAATGAGCTAAAAGAAATAGCAGATAGAGAAAGAGCTCCTATTTATGATGTGGGAGAAGTAACGGACAATCATCGTTTCACTTTTGAATCTTTTACCAAAGGGTTTAAACCAATGGATTTAAGTTTGGCAGACATGTTTGGGAGTTCGCCAAAAACTGTTTTGGAAGATAAAAAACAAGATAAAACTTATACGGAATTAAGTTATTCTGTAGGAGAAATAGAAAAATATATAGAGCAGATTTTACAGTTAGAAGCAGTGGCTTGCAAAGATTGGTTGACCAACAAAGTAGATAGATGCGTAGGCGGCAAAGTGGCAAAACAGCAATGCGTGGGTGCTTTGCAATTGCCATTAAACAATGTGGGCGTTATGGCTCTTGATTTTAAAGGTAAAGAAGGTGTAGCTACTTCTATAGGGCATTCTCCAATTTCTGGACTGATAAACCCACAAGCAGGAAGCAGAAACAGTATAGGCGAAGCTTTAAGCAATTTAGTTTGGGCTTCATTAGAAAGAGGTTTAGATTCTGTTTCATTGTCTGCCAATTGGATGTGGCCATGCAATAATGAAGGAGAAAATGCACGTTTGTATGAAGCTGTTGAGGCTTGTGCTGATTTTGCTATTGAGCTGGGCATTAATATTCCTACAGGCAAAGATTCTTTATCTATGAAACAAAAATATACGGATAGAGAAGTGCTTTCGCCAGGCACGGTTATTATTTCTTCGGTAGGACATTGCAAAGACATAACAAAAGTAGTAGAGCCAGTTTTTCAAGTTACTGAAGATAAAATTTATTATATCAATTTATCTGCTGACAGCTATAAATTGGGCGGTTCTTCTTTCGCACAAATTAGAAGTGGCATAGGCAATGACGCTCCTAATGTAAAAGATGCTAAAACTTTAAAAACAGCTTTTAACACTATACAAAAATTAATTGAGCAAAATTTAATAACGGCAGGGCATGATGTAGGAAGCGGTGGATTAATTACTACTTTATTAGAAATGTGTTTTGCCGAAAATAATTTGGGAGCAAAAATTAATTTAACTTCTTTGGGCGAAAAAGATATTGTTAAAACACTTTTTGCTGAAAATATAGCTATAGTTTTTCAAGCTAAAAAAGAAGTAGAAAAAATATTAACAGCAGCCGGTGTTAATTTTTCTGTAATAGGAGAAGTGGTAAAAAGCAATGTTTTAGAAATTACACATTTTGAAGATGATTTGGTATTAGAAATCTCAAAATTAAGAGATGTTTGGTATAAGCAGTCTTATTTGTTTGATAGAGAGCAAAGTGGCGAAAAAAAGGCTAAGGAACGTTTTGAAAATTATAAAAAGCAAGCTTTAAAATATGTTTTTCCAAAGCAATTTACAGGAGTATTAGAGCAATATAATGGCAAACGCCCCAAAGCGGCTATTATTAGAGAAAAAGGGAGCAACTCTGAAAGAGAAATGGCACATGCTATGTTTTTAGCTGGGTTTGATGTTAAAGATATTCACATGACGGATTTAATTTCGGGTAGAGAAAACTTAGAAGATGTTCAGTTTATTGGAGCTGTGGGCGGTTTTTCAAATTCTGATGTATTGGGAAGTGCTAAAGGCTGGGCCGGTTCTTTTAAATATAACAAAAAAGCAAAACAAGCTTTAGATAATTTCTTTAACAGGGAAGATACTTTGTCTGTGGGTATTTGCAATGGTTGTCAGTTGTTTATAGAATTGGGTTTAATAAATAAAGAGCATACAGAAAAGCCAAAAATGCTCCATAATGATAGCCATAAACATGAAAGTGCTTTTACTTCGGTACAAATTAAAGAGAATAAATCAGTTATGTTAAGCACTTTGGCTGGTAGCACTTTAGGCGTTTGGATAAGTCATGGAGAAGGTAAATTTGCATTGCCAAAACAAGAAAAAGCATATAATATTGTAGCTAAATACGGCTATGAAAATTACCCGGCTAATCCCAATGGTTCAGATTATAACACGGCTATGATGTGCGATAATACAGGACGACATTTAGTAATGATGCCTCACATAGAAAGGTCTATTTTTCAGTGGAACTGGGCAAACTACCCTAAAGGACGAAAAGATGAGGTAAGCCCGTGGTTAGAGGCTTTTGTAAATGCTCGGGAGTGGATATTGAATAGGTAG
- the prfA gene encoding peptide chain release factor 1, translating to MLDKLEPIVIKFEEVRQKMSDPSLMDDIKEFTRLSKEYAELEEVKNIYDKYKNVISNLENTKSILANERDEEMREMAKMELDELNEQKEALEEEIKVILVPKDPEDSKDVMLEIRAGTGGDEASIFAGDLLKMYLSYCDNKGFKTEIISSNEGTAGGYKEVVVNVKGTNVYGTLKYESGVHRVQRVPKTESQGRVHTSAASVAVLPEVDDVDVEINPADLKVDTFRASGAGGQHVNKTESAIRITHVPTGTVVECQEGRSQHKNREIAMQWLRSKLYEQAHAAQHAELAQQRKSKVSTGDRSAKIRTYNYPQGRVTDHRINLTLYHLDAIVGGDLDQVIDKLKITEQSEKLAAMEGLSS from the coding sequence ATGTTAGATAAGTTAGAACCCATAGTAATTAAGTTTGAAGAAGTAAGGCAAAAAATGTCTGACCCTTCTTTAATGGACGATATAAAAGAGTTTACCCGCTTAAGCAAAGAATATGCCGAGCTTGAAGAAGTAAAAAATATATATGATAAGTACAAAAATGTAATTAGCAATTTAGAAAACACAAAATCAATTTTGGCTAACGAACGCGATGAAGAAATGCGAGAAATGGCTAAAATGGAACTTGATGAGCTAAACGAACAAAAAGAAGCTTTAGAAGAGGAAATAAAAGTAATATTAGTACCCAAAGACCCTGAAGACAGCAAAGATGTAATGTTAGAAATACGTGCGGGTACAGGAGGAGATGAAGCCAGTATTTTTGCTGGAGATTTGTTAAAAATGTATTTAAGCTATTGCGATAATAAGGGCTTTAAAACCGAAATAATAAGCTCAAATGAAGGAACTGCCGGAGGCTATAAAGAAGTGGTAGTTAATGTAAAAGGCACTAATGTATATGGCACTTTAAAATATGAAAGTGGCGTGCACAGGGTACAGCGTGTTCCTAAAACAGAAAGCCAAGGGCGGGTACACACATCGGCTGCATCTGTAGCGGTACTGCCGGAGGTAGATGACGTAGATGTAGAAATAAACCCTGCCGACCTTAAGGTAGATACTTTTAGAGCCAGTGGCGCAGGAGGTCAGCACGTTAATAAAACAGAATCTGCTATACGTATTACGCACGTTCCTACGGGTACAGTGGTAGAGTGTCAAGAAGGGCGTTCGCAGCACAAAAACAGAGAAATAGCTATGCAGTGGTTGCGGTCTAAGTTGTACGAGCAGGCACACGCTGCACAGCATGCCGAATTGGCTCAGCAAAGAAAATCTAAAGTAAGCACAGGCGATAGAAGTGCTAAAATTAGAACGTACAATTATCCACAAGGGCGTGTTACCGACCACCGAATTAATTTAACCCTATACCATTTAGATGCTATAGTGGGTGGAGATTTAGACCAAGTAATAGATAAACTAAAAATAACCGAACAAAGCGAAAAACTTGCCGCCATGGAAGGTCTTTCGTCTTAA
- the trxA gene encoding thioredoxin, with translation MPTIQLTTDKFKEDIFDYSTGATEWKYKGDKPAIIDFYADWCGPCKAVAPVLEELSNEYADDINIYKVDTEVEQELSAVFGIRSIPSILFIPMDKQPMMQAGALPKKVLDQVINKELLGKEKA, from the coding sequence ATGCCTACAATACAATTAACTACAGATAAATTTAAAGAAGACATTTTTGACTACTCTACAGGAGCAACAGAATGGAAATATAAAGGAGATAAACCCGCTATTATAGATTTTTATGCCGACTGGTGTGGCCCGTGCAAAGCTGTAGCTCCCGTTTTAGAAGAGCTAAGCAATGAATATGCCGATGATATAAACATTTACAAAGTAGATACAGAAGTAGAACAAGAACTTTCTGCTGTTTTTGGCATTAGAAGCATTCCGTCTATTTTGTTTATTCCTATGGATAAGCAACCCATGATGCAAGCAGGAGCATTACCCAAAAAAGTATTAGATCAAGTAATTAATAAGGAGCTTTTAGGAAAAGAAAAAGCTTAA
- the yaaA gene encoding peroxide stress protein YaaA, translated as MIAILSPAKNLNTEKLKKEIKNTSQPQFLSEAELLMQQLKKMKAKDISKFMQLSPKLADLNYERFQNWENTHTNKNAKPAILTFNGDAYTGLQADDFTQQELDYAQKHIRILSGLYGLLSPLDIIQPYRLEMGKPLKTKGNKDLYSFWDNKISTALNTAIAESGSPYLVNVASNEYYKAVQQKNINATVINCTFKEYKNGEYKSIMVFLKKARGYMCRFIVKNKINNPKDLLAFEMDGYVYNPKLSKENDLVFTR; from the coding sequence ATGATAGCCATACTTTCTCCAGCTAAAAACTTAAATACCGAAAAGCTGAAAAAAGAAATAAAAAACACCAGTCAGCCACAGTTTTTAAGCGAAGCTGAACTTTTAATGCAGCAACTTAAAAAAATGAAAGCCAAAGACATAAGTAAATTTATGCAGCTTAGTCCTAAGTTGGCAGATTTAAACTATGAACGTTTTCAAAACTGGGAGAACACACACACTAACAAAAATGCTAAACCCGCCATTTTAACTTTTAATGGAGATGCCTACACGGGTTTGCAAGCAGATGATTTTACACAGCAGGAATTAGATTACGCCCAAAAACACATTAGAATACTTTCGGGATTATATGGTTTATTAAGTCCTTTAGATATTATTCAGCCTTACCGTTTAGAAATGGGAAAACCACTTAAAACAAAAGGAAATAAGGATTTATATAGTTTTTGGGACAATAAAATAAGTACAGCATTAAATACGGCTATAGCAGAAAGTGGCAGCCCATATTTAGTTAATGTAGCTTCAAATGAGTATTATAAAGCGGTTCAACAGAAAAATATTAACGCCACAGTAATAAATTGCACATTTAAAGAATATAAAAATGGCGAGTATAAATCTATAATGGTTTTTTTGAAAAAAGCCAGAGGATATATGTGTCGTTTTATTGTTAAAAACAAAATAAATAATCCTAAAGACTTATTAGCTTTTGAAATGGACGGCTATGTTTATAATCCTAAGTTGAGTAAAGAAAACGATTTAGTTTTCACACGATAA
- the yidD gene encoding membrane protein insertion efficiency factor YidD: MQKLKYILSLPFIIVIRVYQLVISPWLPPSCRYTPTCSAYSLETFKKYGPIKGLWLSIKRIGSCHPWGGSGYDPVP, from the coding sequence ATGCAAAAATTAAAATACATATTATCACTTCCGTTTATAATAGTTATAAGAGTTTACCAATTAGTAATTTCTCCATGGCTACCACCAAGCTGCAGATATACGCCTACTTGTTCGGCATATTCATTAGAAACTTTTAAGAAATATGGCCCCATTAAAGGCTTGTGGCTAAGCATAAAAAGAATAGGCAGTTGCCACCCGTGGGGCGGTAGCGGCTACGACCCTGTGCCTTGA
- a CDS encoding LapA family protein, translating to MKEVVNTVRAVLMFALLLIILIFCFQNMQEVDIKFFSMKMQQLPLFIALMFTLAVGLLIGFLAGMIKGTQNKNKAVADAKETEKLKGIEEQKKLEAQIRSSTNASNSNQK from the coding sequence ATGAAAGAAGTAGTAAACACCGTTAGAGCCGTTTTAATGTTCGCATTATTATTGATAATATTAATATTTTGCTTTCAAAATATGCAGGAAGTAGATATTAAGTTTTTTTCTATGAAAATGCAACAATTGCCATTATTTATAGCATTAATGTTTACGCTAGCAGTAGGTTTATTAATAGGTTTTTTAGCCGGTATGATAAAAGGCACACAAAATAAAAATAAAGCAGTGGCAGATGCTAAAGAGACGGAAAAGCTAAAAGGAATTGAAGAACAAAAAAAGCTTGAAGCACAAATAAGATCCAGCACCAATGCTTCTAATAGCAACCAAAAATAA
- a CDS encoding tyrosine--tRNA ligase: MNLVEELRWRGLIHDMMPGTEEQLAKESTTAYIGFDPTSDSLHIGSLVPIILLMHLKNYGHRPIALVGGATGMIGDPSGKSDERNLLNEEELAKNVAGIKNVLSRFLDFDSSKENAPLLVNNYDWMKDFTFIAFARDVGKRITVNYMMAKDSVKKRLTGEAGSGMSFTEFTYQLIQGYDFYHLHKTYNCVLQMGGSDQWGNITTGTELVRRMNDEETKAFALTCPLITKADGSKFGKSEGGNVWLDADKTSPYKFYQFWLNATDEDAENYIKIFTFKTQNEVEKLINEHKEAPHLRTLQKALAASITEMVHGKDALETAITASGILFGKPNVDELNKLSEKDMLEVFEGVPTFSLAKDELKKEIPIVDFLAEKTGILPSNGEVRRALKENSLSINKEKINDEKTISQADVLKNGFILAQRGKKNYFLVKVS, translated from the coding sequence ATGAATTTAGTAGAAGAATTACGCTGGAGAGGTTTAATACACGATATGATGCCGGGAACAGAAGAACAACTGGCAAAAGAAAGCACTACGGCTTATATTGGCTTTGACCCAACGTCTGACAGCTTGCACATAGGAAGCCTTGTGCCTATTATTTTATTAATGCACTTAAAAAATTATGGACACCGACCTATAGCTTTAGTAGGTGGTGCTACGGGTATGATAGGCGATCCCAGCGGTAAAAGCGATGAAAGAAACCTGCTAAATGAAGAAGAATTAGCTAAAAATGTGGCAGGAATTAAAAATGTATTATCCCGATTTTTAGATTTTGATTCAAGCAAAGAAAATGCTCCGCTTTTAGTTAATAATTACGATTGGATGAAAGATTTTACTTTCATAGCATTTGCCAGAGATGTGGGAAAACGCATAACTGTTAACTACATGATGGCTAAAGATTCCGTAAAAAAACGCTTAACAGGCGAAGCAGGTAGCGGTATGTCTTTTACAGAGTTTACTTACCAATTAATTCAAGGTTACGATTTTTACCATTTGCACAAAACCTACAATTGTGTGCTACAAATGGGCGGTAGCGACCAGTGGGGAAACATAACTACAGGCACTGAGCTGGTACGCAGAATGAACGATGAGGAAACCAAAGCTTTTGCTCTTACTTGCCCTTTAATTACTAAAGCCGATGGGAGTAAATTTGGCAAAAGTGAAGGAGGCAATGTTTGGTTAGATGCCGACAAAACTTCTCCGTACAAATTTTATCAGTTTTGGCTAAACGCTACAGATGAAGATGCCGAAAACTATATTAAAATCTTTACGTTTAAAACACAAAATGAAGTAGAAAAACTAATAAACGAACATAAAGAAGCTCCTCATTTACGTACTTTACAAAAAGCATTAGCAGCCAGTATTACCGAAATGGTACATGGCAAGGATGCTTTAGAAACTGCCATTACTGCAAGTGGTATTTTGTTTGGCAAACCCAATGTAGATGAACTTAACAAACTAAGCGAAAAAGATATGCTTGAAGTTTTTGAAGGTGTGCCTACTTTTAGTTTGGCTAAAGATGAGCTAAAAAAAGAAATTCCTATTGTAGATTTTTTAGCAGAAAAAACAGGAATTTTGCCAAGTAATGGCGAAGTAAGACGAGCCTTAAAAGAAAACTCTTTAAGCATTAATAAAGAGAAGATTAATGATGAAAAAACCATAAGCCAAGCCGATGTGCTTAAAAATGGTTTTATATTAGCTCAGCGTGGTAAAAAGAATTACTTTTTGGTAAAAGTATCTTAA
- a CDS encoding S1/P1 Nuclease produces MAVFTLRDDLFTFYKENIEYLTEHAVDPDKRRYAVDGEAPRHYIDLDHYCTYPCDSFPKKWYQAVEKYSEDTLKTYGIVPWIIEWKMKSLTQAFEEGDKKKILKYSADIGHYIADSHVPLHTTENYNGQLTNQYGIHGFWESRLPELFNEDYNYFVGKCQYIENKNEFIWANVLNAHSKLDEVLLLEKQLDKEIPSDQKYSFEPRGETLVKTFSATYSSAYNEKLNGMVEEQLLLSVKHVGDIWYTCWVEAGMPNLTNLEESNWEDEEYKLMIENAGKVKSRPHAETGLDSIE; encoded by the coding sequence ATGGCAGTTTTTACCCTTAGAGATGATTTGTTTACTTTTTACAAAGAAAATATTGAATACCTTACCGAGCATGCTGTTGACCCCGATAAAAGAAGGTATGCCGTAGATGGAGAAGCTCCCAGACATTACATTGATTTAGACCATTATTGCACATACCCTTGCGATAGTTTTCCCAAAAAGTGGTATCAAGCGGTAGAAAAATATAGCGAAGACACGCTTAAAACTTATGGTATAGTTCCTTGGATTATTGAGTGGAAAATGAAAAGCTTAACACAAGCTTTTGAAGAAGGAGACAAAAAGAAAATTCTTAAATATTCAGCAGATATTGGACACTACATAGCCGATAGTCATGTGCCTTTGCACACAACAGAAAACTACAACGGACAGTTAACTAACCAATATGGAATACACGGATTTTGGGAAAGCCGACTACCCGAATTATTTAATGAAGACTACAATTATTTTGTAGGTAAATGCCAATATATTGAAAACAAAAACGAATTTATTTGGGCAAATGTTCTTAATGCCCATAGCAAATTAGACGAAGTGTTATTATTAGAAAAGCAATTAGATAAAGAAATTCCTTCTGACCAAAAATATAGTTTTGAACCCAGAGGAGAAACTTTAGTTAAAACATTTTCAGCCACATACTCTTCTGCCTATAATGAAAAACTGAACGGAATGGTAGAAGAGCAATTATTGCTTAGTGTAAAACACGTAGGCGATATATGGTACACCTGCTGGGTAGAAGCAGGTATGCCCAATCTTACCAACTTAGAGGAAAGCAACTGGGAAGATGAAGAATATAAACTAATGATAGAAAACGCAGGAAAAGTAAAAAGCCGTCCTCATGCAGAAACCGGTTTAGACAGTATAGAATAA